A stretch of DNA from Arctopsyche grandis isolate Sample6627 chromosome 6, ASM5162203v2, whole genome shotgun sequence:
ATTGTGTTATTGCTGCATTGCATTCGGCCAATTTGTTTTTCTCGGAGTACAAGCCTTGGGAACTCAGGAAATCTTTAGAGACACAAAAGGATCTCGATGTTGTATTGCATTTAACATTAGAAACTATCAGAATATGTTCCATAATATTGTTGCCTATCATACCGAACATGTCAACAAAACTATTAGACAAACTGCTCATACCTGAAGAATATAGGACATGGTATTTCACCGAGTACATTAGTTGGCAGAATGATATGATATTAGAAACCAGAAATATTTCttctaaaaaattattattatttcaaaaaattgcaTTAGATATTCAGAAAGAAGTAACAGTATCTTAAAATTCTTGTTTTTCAATtgatatattttgttaaaaataaatttgaactaTGAGTGGAATGTGTGTAAAGTTGTAGGccaatgtaaaattattatgtttttagaaatattaaaatcgttTTGCTGCTgtatataatagattttttataaaattaaattatttgtataaaaatgtgatttaaataaaaaaaaatctaaattaaaaatgatcaatattAACAAATCTTCACATCCTACTATACTGATTAAACAAATATTCGAGTCAAAGGTTATTTGCATTGATATGCACCTATCACGAACATGAATAATAACATGGCAACAAAAGTCACAAAAAAATTGGAATCTGATTGATTAATAGTAAGGAGAAATTgtgtaaataaatttgtttaaattcagcaatttatttattatagagtAACATAACGTGTTATGAAAGATTAGTTTGATTATGTTGACATTTACTTATTGACCTCTTGGGTAGTAATAACATTATGATATTgagaaatatttattgtataaaaaaacgtgtacagtataaaatttttaacttaTTGACTTAactcaattttacaaaaaaaactagtctaattttatgaaatattttaatatcagtttgattaaaaaatataaaatatttatttgaaggaTTCAATAACAGccatattttttaacaattatgATTTATTAAGCAAATCCTGCCTTCAGCTTATTTAAATAGTTAAGTCTACATTCCATATTATCTACCGGTCGGTTGTACGGCAACCACACCGGTTCCCCAATGAAAAATCTTTTTGCACGgataaaattctgaaaaaaaaaacaacttagacttaaaacaatacaaaattcatactgaataaaaaaaatcagcttACGTTTGTATCCAACGTGAAGCGATGATATATCCCACTAGGTATAACTATCATATCACCAGCTATGACTTCAATTCTTATCCAATTATCTTCCTTATCCCGCACATCAAAATAACCAGAACCTTCCAAAACCAAACGAATTTCCTCATCGGTGTGTAAATGTTCTTCGTAAAACGACTTTAATTTCTCTTCGTAATTCTGCAAACATTCTTTGGAACATGTAATATCATCTTCGTACGTGTATCCTCGTTCTTTTTTTATCTTATCCAAAATCCCGTCTGTTTTATAAGTATCACAATTGATCTAAAAACCGAAATagaaatttgaattataataccTGAAGATCTCCATggtaatttttgtaaataaatcaaattataaataacagTAATATTCAATTGGGTTAGGATTCAAGTTATCAGTACAATACCTGGAAGTATTCGACTCCTGTGGTCCTCTTGAGCATCGGTAGAGACAGAGGACACGGAGGATCCCTCTGTTGAGGTAATCGCTGGTCTGTTCCAGCATCAGCTTTGCACATATACCACGCACGTACCATCGTAATCGCTTGAAccaactgtcaactgtcactgaTTAAATGTCACTGTGTTGCTAATGTCAGTTATCAAGCTAGCTTATTGCGCACTAATTTTCTGCCACTACGAAGCATTAAGCAATAAACTAATTTATAGGCTGTTTATTTATCTATAGATGATTGGTATGATATATATTTGCTTAGTTAAGTTTTAGTTTCAActttcatctgatttcattttagatcgcacaaaattattattactatttttattattactagatGTAGGACAGCCAAGGGGCTGCTCATTGTTCCaatgttgtaaatcctttgtaaaaaaggttcggcaaacctttaacaatgcatttacaacatttgaacaatacgcgccaccttctgggtccgggcattaattattacatacctcctttaggattacaattcaggaaaaagtttgcctctgtggcggctcgcttatacgacatggtcgagtttggttgccttcctgcgagtgggaaccaactcggctgggttcggagagctgctactcactctgtcttcagctgtgatataataaacacgtgcattaacatgccagtcgtctcattcgttcatcccccatactggtgacccccgacatcgagccacgcagcctcgatcaatttcaacatgccgctcatccctgcctcgccgagccaggcgggagagctacccgccgcgcccccatcgccatcaacacagcacgccgcggcccgcgggtgacaataaacgagcagacacggctacctacctacctacctacctaccgacgtccagccacaacgtcgatgacaggtgctttaaaaaatgggggagcgaatgagacgacgatcttgacagctggatgtggagtcatgcgcgatccactacacacagaacggtcatccagcaccacaagacatacaccacctcagcaccatcatcatcatcaaggccccgtccgtccccacgagcgtcgtcacgccgagacgggcggtagcgctacaacacctccacgagccacaacgactcacagtccagctcggagtatcatcaaccacatcgatgcccctgccgcccccgccgccccaccaaccgacatcagcctcggaagagcggcgccgccgcagcatcgcatcgcatcgacgcgaccatcggaccacccaccgtcctgctcgcgacgtcaccgccctcgaatctaccgaccattcagggcggtacacctatgtacacagcggatgacccacgtcaacattttttttctccccactcaataatttttttttctctttgtgtaacaataatttttttctttgtaattttggtatcgctgatgctggggggggagtgatgtggcggctcgcttatacgacatggtcgagtttggttgccttcctgcgagtgggaaccaactcggctgggttcggagagctgctactcactctgtcttcagctgtgatataataaacacgtgcattaacatgccagtcgtctcattcgttcatcccccatacctcttatccgatcgttttcatactttgccatattgctcattttggtcatcaatataagtaaatggagcctccgacattacgatagagataaaatatcgtataagaagcatttcaggtccgaagatttttaatctcggtgacagttggtagtcattaattttatacatagatggcggtagtaaaaaaaatatattggtgtttttattcaaaataaaattttttattacgcTTATCCAAGTGATCAAACTGCTATAAAACGAGCTTATGAACTTGTTACTCTTCTATTTATAATGAATTACTTATTTCTAATTGTCAAATTTCAAtaccttaaattaaattatactacAATTTAAATTAGAATAGGTGACTCGTAAATTGTACAATGTACGTACACATTTACAGATATAAATTATAGCGATAATTCttcgtttttaaatattttctagaTATAATTGTTCATTTCGAGTGTCTtttgaactaaaatttatttgtaactagctgaacccggcatgtgttataatgccacaataatgcatgcaattcccgttcccgtttctcgatgtgtttcaatAAGTAAATGTTTCTGTTTAAAATTAACACTTAatagtcaaattaaattacagtaatgctaatttgtcggaaaaacgcagtcggcgaacacatttgaaattattcaattatttgtttattttaccttaaCAAAGCAGGTGGCAacgtgaacacatttgaaattattgcgttgcaatgccactcattcctgttttccttTCGCCGTTCCCgattttgggtgattttttttacagaaaccatcgccgGCATGCACACTATAACtcgtgtaagtttcatcgcaatcggttgaatggtataggaacgcatacgagacagacagacaaacattgatttttatatatgtacatacatacatacatatatagataattcatttattctattattttgTACCCGCATACTTCATTTTCGTCAAGTTCAAAAATCTCATTAATCCCTATAAAATTTCTATATCAACTTATGTTTTCCTATCTTTATTAAAGATAAAGtcctatacaaaatttaatttgttgaGGTCAAAGCTgttcgttattttttattaaagaaattgcCATAATGGTTATTATAGGtttactaaaataatttatacaccAGCATCGATCAGCATGAATAATATTTTGCTATaagttgatattaaaaaaatatacatatgtcataaaCAGCATTTTTTGGATATGTAAATCGTAAAACTTTTATCAGATCGGAGCATTATTGCAAACAAGTCGGTCAAGTATACAAACGAGTCTGAAACTAAGCTGTATGGATCTGGCCTATTTATctatcgtttatttttaattgaaaggaCACACTCAAAAGTACGGCACGGAATGCTTACATAGATTCCAGCTGTGGTAGTTGTGTCTTcatcattttaaatttgtacgatcttattatttcgacaagttgttcctatatttcttcaaatatgggaatcttCGTTATAGACCACTGTTAAACCAAggttaaaatatcaccgaaaatactccaggggaTGAGTTATCTACAGGGCCACACCTAGAAATTCGGCCGCCTGTGTacaaacttaaatcggccgctctttaattttatcagcatttgtataaatcatattaatgaaaaaaatgaagtgcttgcgagtagtgcaaaaatctaTCCTTGTGAGAAAtataatgttgaaaattttaatcacaatagattaaccagaaaaacagacagaaaactAAAACGTTTAGTTttgaacaggaccagacgacaagagagactgaacattttcaagttcattcatgaaaatatagtgtttttacccccacCCCACATCTAGAACATTGTTCTTTtcatgaccaaccaatactcaacatccttgaagaaatacatctgcaaaaataatagaacataaaagacctgGCTCAATgtggaccgaagctatacctacTACCCCGTTATATCCCCGAATTATAGTTTGagtgtgttacaagttgtaactcaATATCTGTAATCCACAAGTATATAACAAGAaaacctaaatgcattttaaaaagtacgatgtctagtttcgtatttttaaatgaatataattttttcgactctcatttctttcggccgcctttatatttcggctgcctgtgtgcgttgcacacatttgtacatatattaggcgCGGCCCTGGCTATGGGATAGATCACGACGGAACAGACTAGGCATGCTAACGTatattttgcatgtgcaaaactatctaaaaaaaaacacgtgtctaccaaagatcggcgttgggacAATGCTTTTAGCACATGCTTTTTTATTCTCTTGCTTTGTTAGCTAATGGAGCggcctattgttatttgaaaagcaccaagccaacgcctaaaggtctgaccgcactcaGCACATCAGAGTtggtacaaaaggcaactctaaACACggtgcacgtggcacgtggttttttttagatacttttaaacattttaaaaaaatgggccTCGCCtcgcacatattcatggaacgcccagcacgcccgcccaaaatgaccctctggggtgttttcggtaaaattgtatctttgtatttatcctttcttgacagtgatcgataacggtgtatcctatatttgaacaaatgtaggagaccacccacagcggggagccatgcacacgatgtgccgttcatcgctgtatgttttcgccataaaggtctgaccgcactatgcaacaaccgaacgatccgacacttcacaacagtacgggaccaaatattgtttgtgtgaaattgtatgagacataacgcactaCGCGACAgccgcatgacgtagaacgacaccgtGCGACCAACTTTGATGCAAGGTGTCGTTCGCAACGTGACGCAGTGTCGTCGGAGTGCGGGTTGCCTTGCGAAAATTATTAAGTTCAAAAGTAAATTAAGCTTCCTTAAACCGTGGCAAAAGTTTATggtattctccttcttcatatcgtgactttaaaatagcatgtagccataatattttggtttttctcaactgttcttcttcctcgcatatcaaagatactataatagcatccgtttcgtccatcttgctccgaAGTACCGAatgaatgattgacataatttactgcgtagtgtcgcatcgctgtcggTCAAGTgcagtttacctaatattgtcgcacactgttgtgtcGGGTCGTATCGTTCGGTtaacgcatagtgcggtcagaccttaagtcTAGTTTGCACCTTAAACACCTCGATTTCGTGAAGCCAAGCGTCCCTCATATCAAttgcttttaaataaacaaactgATCTTACTctacatacatttcaatattATGTGAGACGTAGTGATTTTTTTGTCGATATATACCTGTGGACAAATCCAGCTtccattttcaaatatcaacAGGCGGCAATGCGTTGGCCACACCGGCTTGTTTTTTACCGCACCAAATGACCGTGTTTGGAAGTAGTGAGAGAAGTCAGAAGAGGCAGGTGTTTGAAGTCTACGCAGAGTTGGTGTGGCCGTCGAACGGTGAGGACGGGCTTCGCGTTGTGCTCCGTCCCTCCACTTGTACACGTGCTTTTTGCACAATCCCTCTCTTTCGCGAAATTGGGCATAGGCGTTCAACACGCCGTTGCGACCTGCGATAATCGCGACACTCTTCTCCCTCGACAGAATTTGGCGgcaaatttgaattcaaacgTAAGTTTGACAAACGTCTATCGCCAACTCGCTGTTTGTTATTGTGTTATTTACTTTTAGTCGTTCGCGAACTTTTTTCCCTGTATCGTTTGCGTGGTGATGCTCTGTTGTatgtctttttttttcttatttaacatGCATGAAAGTTTCGTGTGCGCAGAGCACGACCTGCATTCAAAAAATTATGACAGAGGCGCACCCAGGGCGATGGCCTTTGAGCCCGGACCTCTCAAAAATGAGGTAATGTTTTGAATcgtgaaaattaataatttaatcgaGCAAAATCTTTGTTATATGATAGTAATTTGGACGTAAATCGACTATACGTACctatactatattttatatattttggttCACAATTTTTTGAATCAACTGAAGCTTTTGATGATTTGTTTagttaaaatattgcaattatGGTAGTTGAATGTTCAAAATAAGACTCAAAACTATCATCAAATAGGAAAATGCgtgaaaatcgtaaaatttattttgataatcgttcaaaaattaaattctgaCATTtactttgagattttttttaagaatatctattcaaattgctattatttgctaaattttcaattgtatgaaattcgtaatttagaaaaaaaaacaaaacgttcGCGGTTAACGCGTTCGTGTcaaattcgctttttaattggTGCTTAATCGTCTCTCGCTTTATTCACCATGATTGATAGTTTCTCATGATAAATCGCAAAATTTTCTCACTCTCTCGAGAGAGTGTCGGTTCAGTTGGCTTTCGCGTCAATATTTGACGAAAAGTTCATTtcactgtgtacatacatattttcatttttatgtctaataataattttgaatatggTCGTTCGTTTTCCGCTCAAAAATGTGCTATCATTAATAGACTGGTGCGCTTTGTCATTAGCTGGGTAAGATTCAATTACGACTGCGTTAATtaactattgattttaatacgCAAACTTTACTTTCTATTCATAATTAAAACGAAATCACCCAACTGTGCCGAAAAGAACCGAATCTAATCAAATTTACTCAAAAAATATTCACTCGATTCATTATTAACGGTGTGATTGTAGAATTTCTATTATTGGCAGATAACAGAATGTCGACTATTCTTAGATTTCTTCgctgatattattataattgtatattattacctcatttttcataattatgtacattgaaatatATGAATTGATAATAagttacaaataaatttttaaattacacatTACGTAAATTTTATATCAGGTACTGCATAAtcgatcttacatacatatcggATATTCCAAAATCGCTTATGCATATTGTGAAATTGCATAATGGGATTTCGAATAGCTCTTCAGattgtacaatatttttaaattgatagtTCGGTAACATACATGTGTGTACTTTTCATCTGAATTAGTCATGTGGGAAATTTAAATTCGATTTCACGTTTTTTTATCGATACTAAAATCTATcgaaaatacaatatacatatgacattttcagttttcaatgtaaaatattttataattattgaactttttttatCGCCCATATTTCTGCCGCACTATTGATCGTTGAAAAGTACATATAGGGCTTTTTTGCATAATTAGAATTTAAAAGATACTCATTAGTTTGAAtggatttcaatgaaaataccaccttcgatcgttttcattgatcgcagccgtatatgtattttattatccaTCTCTATGTAAGCCATTCTCATACATGGCACGTACGATTGTCCTTTAGTGCCATTTATTGCGTACGTTACGGACGTTCACATCTGACACAACAATGCTCAACACTTAATCAAACAATAGTATGATGATGTTATTTTTCGGCAAAAATTCACGTTCAACACATTGCGACCGGTCGATCGCTAATGATGCGTCTGTTATTTAAATCTGTTTTTAAAAAGTCAGCGACCGGAAGAGTGAATCGTTGCAAATTTCGATTAAACGAATCGCGTATTCTTTCAAATTAACGGTCATTATTTGAATTGTACCATTCGGCTTCTATACAgcgtatgtaataatttttattttatttttcatcgcACAATAGGCAGGTGATTTGTGCTCGGACACAGCGTTGAAAAACTCCGTGATCGCTCGGTccatcatcatttttttatggTTTATCTAATTCGTTTCGCTTTTTTTCTTGTCAGGCGAAGGTTCTATATATCGTTAAGTATGTAACAAATGACGTAAACTACTTACTTTGAACGTATCCGTTACTTAAGCAGAGAATACCTGATGTTTTAACAAATTTTTGTTCTCTTGAATCATTAAAAGCtctatttttcattgaaacgtatCGTTTATTGGGCTAGTAATTTCTATAatgaatatattgatttttttgcgTGTACATACACACTTAATATACTACATAACTGtgatttcaattataaatttttatatatacagatacatttatatttaggaTGAGTATGAAGTGCTATGTTGAATGAACAATTTCGATATATCCACGCTTGACGTGCTACATTTCCGGTTTTATATATTGTGTTATGTTTCAAAGTCCATGTGGGATTCTCCTTTTTCCTGTCATTATTCAATACTACTTGTTTCAAAAATAGTGTAgtaagataaaaaatatacatacgtatatccgTAGGTTTTGCCGCTGAAGGAATGTCGAAACTACATATAGCCGCAATGAATATTGTTAAATGACAGGTGGGAGGATTACGTCGGCTAGTACGCCCATTCCAAGACTCATCTGAGGCGTGCTGGAGCAGCTTGAACAGAAAAAgaatcataaatatattatagtattatgtAAAGTTTCCAAAAAATATCTTGTTCCACTCGCACACGTGACGCAAATAAGTTAGATTAGAAAGTTAAAATGAATTGAGGCAAAAGTGACATGTGCATACAAAAACgtacaatattgaatatttgaatcAGAGGAATCTTTCAAACTGGCATTATATGGAAAATTTCATACCACACAATACTTAGATCGATAACCGATTCCGCGTTCTTACGTGAAATATATGCCAAA
This window harbors:
- the Adi1 gene encoding acireductone dioxygenase 1, with product MVRAWYMCKADAGTDQRLPQQRDPPCPLSLPMLKRTTGVEYFQINCDTYKTDGILDKIKKERGYTYEDDITCSKECLQNYEEKLKSFYEEHLHTDEEIRLVLEGSGYFDVRDKEDNWIRIEVIAGDMIVIPSGIYHRFTLDTNNFIRAKRFFIGEPVWLPYNRPVDNMECRLNYLNKLKAGFA